Below is a genomic region from Vanessa tameamea isolate UH-Manoa-2023 chromosome 14, ilVanTame1 primary haplotype, whole genome shotgun sequence.
gcgttgtcgtgaagcagcTGTGGCCTTGAGCGATTGACCAATCTCGTCACCAGACTCAATTCCGTAATGGTTTGTTGTTGCTGATAATGGATATCTGCTGTAATCGTTTGGCCCGATTTTAGAAAGTCAGAGTGTAGTGAACGGCACCGGCGCTCGTCCACCAAacactcacaagtaacattttcTGAGTCAATTTTCGTTTAGACCAGGGTTTGACTAGGTATCCAGGGTTCAGCCATTGCCACGAGTGCTTCCGATTATCGTATAGTTCTAGTATCGTATAGCacttttcatcacaagtaaTGAATCGATTTAAAATCCCTTTATTATTGTGTCGATTGAGCAAAGTAATACGGCAATCGATGCGTGTTTGTAAGTTTGATTCACTCAATTCATCAGGTACCCATCGTTCAACTTTTTTTACTTTCCTGATTTGCTTCAAGtggattaatacagttttatcacttaccccGAAGCCTGCAGCTATCTCTGACGTGCTTTGTGATGGATCCTCTTCTACAATAGCCTgtaattcttcattttccactttgATCTCTGGCCGTCCACGGGGTTGgttctgaaggtcgaaatttccagaacgaaacGTTGAAACCAAAAACGTACCGTGCTTTCTTTTGCGACACCAGCGCCGTACACATCATTAATCCTTCGAACTGTTTCTGGAGCATtggtgccacggtagaactcgtaaatataccgatatttcatgttttccattgtgcgGTAATAAAACGCGACGccaaagaaaaaattaatgaggaaaaacaaatgaattactGTTTTCGAAACTCAAATGTAccagttataaatttatatatatgaatttggaattcttaaccaaagaggagatatttcagatcaaagtgctaatttcatatgtaaggacctaatatttgGTTTTATACGGATACCTTAACCTAAATTATAGAAGTAAGAATTAGTCTAAATTAAAAGGCATGTAGTcgatattttgatgtaatttagGAATACCAAAATTTTGCGGAGGGAGCTTAAACGAAATTTTGAACAATCATTACGAGTTTTACATCATATCTAATAACCAGCTTTTTTAGTTTCACTTGCTTTTTACTTGCGTAATATCtacaatattattcatataatgtattcgctttcatttcatttttacattaggcttatatttgattatatttaatttaatggtcagatatttgctttttttttacgttttttataatttattataaaaaaaatggaagcaATTGTTTGTACTGTGGAAAAACTGTATAAATTTttcaattactattttatttaattaactaatttctCTGGTTTCTCAGAGGAAAAcacatgtaaaaaaattacaaatgaaaaaaaagaataggCTTGAACCTAAAATATTCGATAATGTCGCCATTTGGTGTTCAAAAAGCGAAAACCTGGAAAGATTTCTCGGAGTAATAAAAATTAGTGTTgtcatagtaatatataatatacacatttatgttaaatgtgcacaatatatattttttactttggaTAAAAACCTTGTAGAATGCGACGCTCGCTAGAAGTATTTACTTTTGGTATAATTTATAGgattttttctcaaatttaattcattacaaaACTCTCAGAATTATTtccagtttaatttaaataaagaagttCAGTATGatgtaaaaatagttattttgacTAGTCCATTATGAATGACACATGTAAAGTCGAAACATATTGTTGTACATCGCATAACGTATATATGTGGCGAATACCTAATCTAAAAATGAATAAAGACGATCCATCGTAATATTTGTTTGTGGTTCGAATAGCAATTAGACGAGTGGTGTTTAGGAACAAACCAACTATACGTTTATTGTCGCTATACGGAACTCGTGAATTAAAACTAGAGTTAGGCgttttaattgtaacaataaCAATTCCGTGTAtgtaatcatattaaattaaatttcattaaaattgaatatttaataagaatttaattttagaaattatatttttgttgtttgaaTACCTATAATACGATTGTACTTATAAATGTTcttcgtaattatttaaataattctgtcttctttcgaatgtaaaATCAATGAtggtagaaaaaaataattcagtgtGTAATTAAACACCCGTTAAAAACGTTAAATTGGAGGACTAATAAGGGTTTTCTACTAATGACcataatatgaaaacaaaacaagCTTTAATCACATAAATCTGATTTTATCcagtataaatattcattttaaaaatatagcattctgatagaaagttatactaataaaaataaatcacatttatcttttttaatctCTTTACTCTCCCTTGCAGTGTACTAGACCTTTCacctatgtttatttatttatttatatttttctatataaatgcGCACTTATTTACCTgacatacatattcatatataatctttttacttgcttttcatttcaaaattttacacacacatgtatgtttaaattttagtgCGAATCAAAGATTTCGATCTGATTAAAGTATCTTAATGGTCTATAGGGTCTATAGAGATCTTGAAGTAACGTTATTATCTGCTATGGCTGATAACAACCGAAtgaccaatgtttttttttatagtgaaaTACTATATGATTTTCAGGCGAACTTGTGGTGGGAGCGGCGCACAGCGTTGTAATGCTGGCGCCTCTAAGCGAACGGGATCGTGGAAGATTCGGGTCTCTTTTCGTCACAAACTACAAGCTGTCCTTCATACCGATCGATAGCTCGAGCAATGACGTGAGTTTTGTTTAGTTTCCTTTAGTATCTTTAATTTCagtatcataattaattttaacataaacataatcagcctgtaaatttcccactgctgggctaaggcctcctctcccgttgaggagaaggtatggagcatattccaccacgctgctccaatgcgggttggtggaatacacatgtggcagaatttcgttgaaattacacacatgcaggtttcctcacgatgttttccttcaccgccgagcacgagatgaattataaacacaaattaagcacatgaaaattcagtggtgcctgcctgggtttgaacccgaaatcatcggttaagatgcacgcgttctaacctctgggccatctcggctctttataattaattttactatataaaattatgtatgtatactcaGAATTACGctcatcataaaatatatgtacatacaatatAGCTAGTTGATATCATTGATTAGATCAACTTTTTAGTACTTTTTAGATTAGCGAAGATTTTTTTAGGTAATACGCTTACTACTGAAGCTTAATTACATTcgcattatttattcaatttatcataaagcattattatacatttttcggAGTACccatttcaatgaaaaataatactataaattgcTTAAACATTCTTAGTAAAATTGACGAAAAATAGGCAACCGcactcaaaaataaaaattcaaagcaCCGCAGTATTCAAAATACAAAACGTTAGGCTTAGAGGGCACTAAAATACTCACTGGGGAGCGATCCTTTACGAAaccataatataaacattatttaaaaaatgaccgTGTAGTAACAGCAACGTCTATGAATATGTTcatacgtaatattatataataattatattatattaaagaaatattgttaaatacatttttgaaaagGATATACAAGCATTgctttatgatattttgtataatatcagaatatttaaactttttaggAGTATGGCCAAAGAAATCAGCTTGTGGGTACTTTCGACGTACCGTTGACGGGCGTCGGTGCGTTATGGCAGACCGACGGTGGGCCCATACGGCGCAGGAGACTTCTTCCACGGTCCGATGTACCGTCGAAATTAAAAGGACTACAAATTGTTTGTAAGGTAGCTAACAtcttagattaaaattaaattaattgcttgGGTAAACGAAACTTTATAATGCAGTTCATGAGTAGAATATTGAAGTTTACTTTTCTtgacatttaaatagaaaatttataataaattcattagcaataaaacaagaaataatggtactgaatctttttaaatttattttattcttttcctTAAATATTGGCGCCTGTGCCGTGGttgaattgtgtttttaataataattgaatcttTGCACGACAttcaaaattcttaaatatattagcaTCGCACTCGCATACATTGGctactaatacaataaaaaagtgtattatattcatatatagtggcctctttgtattttaaaatacggGATTGTATATTACAGAATATGAAAGTACTGACGTTCAACTTTGCGAACTCACCGATCGGCAGCGGAAGGAAAGTGGCGATGGCCCTGTTACACCATGCCTTCCCGAAACGCCACGATTTATTATTCGCATTCGAGTACCGAGAACCTTACTACCCGACTCTGCCCTCAGATCTGAACATGTTTCAAAGACCCGGAGACTGGAAGAGAGAGCTCGAAAGATGTGAATGTCCACATTGGAGAATCACTTGTATAAACGGAACGTCGGATGCGTTCATGCTCACAGCGGGCGAGACTTTAATCGTGCCCGGTTCGGTATTGGATTATAATCTAATAGAAGCGGCGAGGCACTTCAGATCGGGTAGAGTGCCGATCTGGGTCTGGGGACGACCGGAAGGAGCGGCGCTACTGAGAAGCGGGGAGCTACTACCGACGGAACAGTCGGCGACGGCCGAAAGCGTTCTCTTAGAACAAGTATGTAATCCATAATGATTTCCGAACGATATCTTGTAACAGTCGAATCCCAAGAGGGACCGAATCGCAGGTCTCGTCCCAGCCGAGGAGGAGTGCCTATAGCGACAGGTGTTCCCCGCAGGTGCGGCGCTCCCACCCCAAGCTGACGCCGCCGCGCGTGCTGTACGTGtgcggcgcggggggcgcggcgggcgcggcgggcgcgggcggcgcgggcgcgctgCCGCCGCTGGCCGCGCTCGACGCCGCCTACAAGAAGCTGGCCGACCTCTGCACGCCCACCACGCTCGCCGGCTTCTGGGTGAATATTATTACTTCTATTCAATATTGACATGTTGCGTTGTTTTAACGTATCTATTGACATTACAAATCAACTCAGTCGCCAAAGTCGCCTAGGCTATCCACACCGTGGGTAGCCTCGGCGACGACGGTGTGTCGCGACAGTACGTGTGTGTGCGCGCAGACGCAGGACTCGCAGTACTACTCGTTCCTGGAGTCCAGTCGCTGGCTGCGGCATGTTGCGTCGTGTCTGACGTTCGCGGACGAGGCCGCCACGCAGCTCTCGCAGAACGTGTCCGTTGTGCTGCAGGAGGGTGAGTTCCGTTCCGCTCCGTTCAGGACACAATTATTGCTTGTTACCGCCAAACGTCTGTATAGATGTGTTCCTATTGttagggtgactgagccagtatTATGGTAGGCATCATCAAAGTGTCAATGTCTGAAGGTGACTTTAGCCCAATATGACCCATATGTTCACATTCCTAACCAAATTTGTAAAAACTGAAATGTTTCCGACACGTTTAGCACGTTTGGTACTCGTGATTCAGGTGACGGCGTGGACTACAGCGCAGTAGTGTCGTGCCTGACGCAGCTGTTGCTGGACGAGCACTACCGCACTATCTCGGGCTTCCAGTCGCTTATACAGAAGGAGTGGATCGCTCTGGGGCACCCGTTCTGTGACAGGTATGGGTATATTATTGTTCGATCTTGTCACTAGCGAATTCgttttaccattttttatatatcagctatttaataacaaacataatttcAAGTTTACAACTGACACAACTGCAAACAgtaccataattattattattttattcgctAATTTTACTTCCATTCTTTTTACAGGCTCGGTCTTCCTCGGCCCGGCACAACGAAAGAAGAAACCGAGAAGGAACCAACAGCGCAAGTGGCACCAGTGTTCCTTCTGTTCCTGGATTGCACCTGGCAGCTACAGCGTCAGTTCCCCGCTGCCTTCCAGTTCACCGAGACCTACCTCACAACGCTTTGGGACTGCACGCACAACCATCTCTTCGATACATTCCTATTCAACTGCCCGAGGGACAGAGAACTTGCTGTGGCGAAGGTAAGAAGAGCTTTAACATTTCCAGCGTGAAGTGACTTTCAAATGACGTCGCTATTATTAACTTCAAGTGAAATCTGAGATGTAGAATAGAGGTACTGTTGTATAAGTAAgtaatgttgtatatttatatcttatatatatgtcATTAATGCCCGGTTTCTGAGATACTATTCGCTAGTGCTATCGGTtcgatacattttaaaatgtatttccaaGCAActcaatataaactattttccGTTTAAACTTGGGTTAACTTACCAAAGAGCGCCGATTACAAACGATATTAACTCTTATGTTATTACACgcttaatatatgaatatactgTGGATAACACCACACGCTAAACAATAACCATGGCTTtgacattttcttttataaatatccgACACAGATAAATAAAGGAAGAGAGAAAAAATCATACAGCcacaaataaattactaattgtaataattaacacttaatttaaattcgataaacattattatgtatttatcaagcttttatcaaatcaaaataaaaagctTAATTATTTTCGAACTATGTTTCTGACAATACCAAACAAGACTAACGGTTTCAGAGATATGGAACGGAAGGcgtgtatttaaaatttcaattacatttaaCGGCGTTTATCTTCTACTAACTTTATTGATTTGGTTACCTCAAAAACCGGGCGTGAGTCAAGGTCACCAATATAGTGTCATTAACTATGGTGGtggtatttatgtttaaataaaaattacaacctTTGTTTGAATTGTCTTACATAAAAAGTAACGTGctacaagatatttaaataaaggctTAAGAATAAAAGGTGAAGGGAGCATAATAAGCTTAGCTGTTTTGTACAGAtataccaatttattttattatttaaaaaagccttaacttttatttaaactctACTTGTGTTTCTATAAACTTCACAGAACTTCGTGCAACGTCCGTTATGGGACTGGGAAGAGCAGTTCTCGGAGCAGGACATCGCTCTGTTCTATAACCCGCTATTCGGACAATCGACACCCTCGTCTCGACAAAGTGAGTTCGCATTTatcatcttatatttttatttacaagaccaaaatatatcaatatattaaaaatgacagaTAAATTCGATAAACTTCTTAAATATCTAGCTGAGCTAGAGAGCGACACAAGTTTGGCAGTCGATTCGTTAGACACGATATCGCTCAATATCTGAGTAAAACATCGATAGAACTCGAAATTTGAACTTCCGGTCAGTATATAAAAGTGCGATGTGTCGCAGCGacgggcgcggcgcgcgcgggcCGCCTGCAGCCGTGCGCGTCCGTGGGCGGCGTGGAGCTGTGGTCGCAGTGCTACGAGCGCTGGCTGCCGCCACTCGACGCGCCGCGCGCCGGCCACGTGCAGTTCGTGCTGCAGCACGCCGCGCTGCGCGCGCAGGTGCCGACGCCGCCCCGCGCGCCCCTTAGGTAAGCGGACGATCGCGGCGTACTCACTCTGGTAACGTGTGCAGATACAGAAGCTGAACGAGAAGCTGTCCTCGCTGTCGATACTCAGTCGCCACTCGAACGGCTCCGAGACGACGGAGGCGCCGGAGGCGTCGCCGACGCCGACCGTGACGCGCTTCTTCCCCTTCAGCCTGCGGGGCACCTACGAGGTGAGCCGGAACCTGGACTCCATGCACGTGAGCCTCATAGACGCTAGTCAGCTGCTCGATTCGCAGTCTTTACTCAACGCGCCGGATTAATTTCGACTTTGAACCGGTAGATACAATTTTGTCAGCGTTTACAAAAATgaacgtttataaaatattaagtgagTATGACTGGGCATTGAGCCGATTCCTTTACGTCGCCGCCGtgtgctaaattaaaaaaatgtaaaaataatattttcaaattaagtaaTGAGGAATAacgtatgttattatttaattagatgttacatattctttttttaatgaacaatttgtatttaagaaaatagctgtattatatcaaaataatagaaaaattatatgtaatcaaaatattgaGGATAAAGCGATCAAGAGATTACATAGAACAAAAAGTAAATAGCTAAAGCCATTGTATCGAAAAGTATTAAATAgattctaatatattttgttcgatGTACATGCGTAAGCcatgaaatatatgtacatagttgTATAACCTAGCTGTAGATAAGATACGAGTTAAGGAATTGATTTGTATAACAATCTggagaaaaaaattacaaatatttacatgaatatGGCAACATTAATATATTCCAATGCAAAATAAGTTACAAAACAAAGTTATCTTAATGCAGTGTTCctgcattattatttttaagccaCATTCATTTAAGTACCGAgtttgcattttaatttttataatatctttatgtaatacataacaatttttatctgtTACCATGCTTGTTGTattaacattttgttatatcctttataatttaGTAACAACGCAGTTTTAAATCATTCATatatcattttacatttaaaaaatgcttaaaaatcattattatttatttcactgaaTGTAACctttaagttaaaaatgtttgaataattaaagcTCGCACATGCTTACGTTATCTGGATATTCAAGAATGATTCACAACTGTGTTCTGAAAACAGgaccaaaattatttattatgattgatTATATCTATCATTATTTTCGTTGTAAATATGGCAGCTACCGAGTGTAATTtagtttgttattaattttaacaaaaataatatatttatagtttgagTTTTAATGTACATTAAGATGACGAAAAACACGATTTTggctgtttataaaaaataatgttcatttaTGTTAGTTGTGGAGAATTTAGAAGAAATAggttttaaatatcaaacaaaactACTTTTCCAAATTTTGACTCAGTGAGCAaaacttaaattgaatatatgtattaattcgATTCCATAATTGCGTAAAAAATGCCTTTAATGGAATACAATACAAGTACTCtctggaaataaatataatgaatatatttgaaaattataaagattttagtataaattgttgTGACATCGAAATAAGTATACATAAGAATTGGCTGGACAAAATggcaatttaattcaaataattgttaattgttgAGCGAAGTTTACttttgatacatatttataatatttttggagtACTCAAACTTTAGGCGGGTAgggtcatattattatattatatttatacaaatcgaTATTTTGTATAGAAAGTTGATGTAACGCTAAAACGACTATGGTTTAAAAATTGTGCCATTTCATTATATGAAAGTTCAGCTGATATAAATCTGTACGACTTAAGAGAAAAAGAATCGACC
It encodes:
- the LOC113398570 gene encoding myotubularin-related protein 10-A isoform X2 yields the protein MGVLRPGELVVGAAHSVVMLAPLSERDRGRFGSLFVTNYKLSFIPIDSSSNDEYGQRNQLVGTFDVPLTGVGALWQTDGGPIRRRRLLPRSDVPSKLKGLQIVCKNMKVLTFNFANSPIGSGRKVAMALLHHAFPKRHDLLFAFEYREPYYPTLPSDLNMFQRPGDWKRELERCECPHWRITCINGTSDAFMLTAGETLIVPGSVLDYNLIEAARHFRSGRVPIWVWGRPEGAALLRSGELLPTEQSATAESVLLEQVRRSHPKLTPPRVLYVCGAGGAAGAAGAGGAGALPPLAALDAAYKKLADLCTPTTLAGFWTQDSQYYSFLESSRWLRHVASCLTFADEAATQLSQNVSVVLQEGDGVDYSAVVSCLTQLLLDEHYRTISGFQSLIQKEWIALGHPFCDRLGLPRPGTTKEETEKEPTAQVAPVFLLFLDCTWQLQRQFPAAFQFTETYLTTLWDCTHNHLFDTFLFNCPRDRELAVAKNFVQRPLWDWEEQFSEQDIALFYNPLFGQSTPSSRQTTGAARAGRLQPCASVGGVELWSQCYERWLPPLDAPRAGHVQFVLQHAALRAQIQKLNEKLSSLSILSRHSNGSETTEAPEASPTPTVTRFFPFSLRGTYEVSRNLDSMHVSLIDASQLLDSQSLLNAPD
- the LOC113398570 gene encoding myotubularin-related protein 10-B isoform X1, whose amino-acid sequence is MNEKKLVQNFKSYINVSPMNNGDKNGSFQELKPKLLNGELVVGAAHSVVMLAPLSERDRGRFGSLFVTNYKLSFIPIDSSSNDEYGQRNQLVGTFDVPLTGVGALWQTDGGPIRRRRLLPRSDVPSKLKGLQIVCKNMKVLTFNFANSPIGSGRKVAMALLHHAFPKRHDLLFAFEYREPYYPTLPSDLNMFQRPGDWKRELERCECPHWRITCINGTSDAFMLTAGETLIVPGSVLDYNLIEAARHFRSGRVPIWVWGRPEGAALLRSGELLPTEQSATAESVLLEQVRRSHPKLTPPRVLYVCGAGGAAGAAGAGGAGALPPLAALDAAYKKLADLCTPTTLAGFWTQDSQYYSFLESSRWLRHVASCLTFADEAATQLSQNVSVVLQEGDGVDYSAVVSCLTQLLLDEHYRTISGFQSLIQKEWIALGHPFCDRLGLPRPGTTKEETEKEPTAQVAPVFLLFLDCTWQLQRQFPAAFQFTETYLTTLWDCTHNHLFDTFLFNCPRDRELAVAKNFVQRPLWDWEEQFSEQDIALFYNPLFGQSTPSSRQTTGAARAGRLQPCASVGGVELWSQCYERWLPPLDAPRAGHVQFVLQHAALRAQIQKLNEKLSSLSILSRHSNGSETTEAPEASPTPTVTRFFPFSLRGTYEVSRNLDSMHVSLIDASQLLDSQSLLNAPD